The Lactuca sativa cultivar Salinas chromosome 2, Lsat_Salinas_v11, whole genome shotgun sequence genome includes a window with the following:
- the LOC111906234 gene encoding G-type lectin S-receptor-like serine/threonine-protein kinase At4g27290, translating to MKWKAAKHINEPFPQPLLDIIQRPNSIQIIDPGLIISYPKIFQEINRRLQNTSMRTFQNILFLSSVLFLLLTISAAVDTITTDKEIRDNDTLVSDGEMYEFGFFTPGNSRYRYLGIWYKKILPQTVVWVANRETPLTDTSGVFKVNSMGTLLLLNGNNTLIWSSNSSLSVTNVNIVAKLLDSGNLVVHDNSSSTDEDPIWQSFDYPTDTLLSGMKFGKDFITGINRCLTSWKSLDDPSPGLYVSYWDTNGYPQAFQRRGSVITLRFGPWNGVRVNGFPSKPNPIYTYDFVMNDKEVYSIFYLINTSFLSRVVIGPEGHEMRLNWNDPTQGWVPYLAATVDICAPYGLCGSYGSCNINSSPVCSCMEGFEPKHPKEWNAGDWSGGCQRKKPLKCGNEDGFQAISGLKFPDTRKSWYNLSMNLGECKRECKKNCSCTAYANVDIRRGGSGCLLWFNDLMDIREADEDQDLYIRMAASELTGVKSGFNQKKVIKVALTTSFGFVLICLAVVGYVWKKNWSQAQSQGTLVKTLCEDYTGGGQNNDVELPFFSFSEVSKLTNNFSIDNKLGQGGFGPVYKGVREDGREIAVKRLSETSTQGLVEFTNEVRCIQRLQHRNLVKLLGFCAQKNEFMLIYEYMPNRSLDQILFDETRSSMLDWNHRFRIISGIARGLLYLHQDSRLRIIHRDLKAGNILLDNDMNPKISDFGLARRFKGYETGSNTKNVVGTYGYIPPEYAVHGIFSTKSDVFSFGVLVLEIVSGMKNREFSSQEHGDNLLGHAWRLYKDDKSLDLVSGSLRESCIILEVLRSIHIGLLCVQNQPEDRPTMSSVVLMLGNDGVLPQPKPPAFFTEPDLHLLAPTTQQYSAVNITTSLTGR from the exons ATGAAGTGGAAGGCTGCAAAACACATTAATGAGCCTTTTCCACAACCTCTATTAGATATTATCCAAAGACCCAATTCTATTCAAATAATTGATCCTGGTCTTATTATTTCTTACCCCAAAATCTTCCAGGAAATTAACAGAAGGCTGCAAAACACATCAATGAGAACTTTCCAAAATATTCTGTTCTTGTCCAGTGTTTTATTCTTACTTCTGACAATTTCTGCTGCAGTAGACACCATAACTACAGATAAAGAAATAAGAGACAATGATACGCTTGTTTCAGATGGTGAAATGTATGAATTCGGCTTTTTTACCCCGGGTAACTCCAGGTATCGATACTTGGGGATATGGTATAAAAAGATTCTTCCTCAGACAGTTGTATGGGTTGCTAACAGAGAGACTCCACTTACTGATACCTCTGGTGTGTTCAAAGTCAATAGCATGGGAACACTTCTGCTTCTCAATGGTAATAATACCTTGATTTGGTCGTCAAATTCCTCTTTATCTGTCACTAATGTTAATATAGTCGCAAAGCTTCTAGATTCTGGGAACCTTGTTGTGCATGATAACAGTAGTAGCACAGACGAAGATCCTATCTGGCAAAGTTTTGATTACCCTACTGACACCTTGCTATCTGGAATGAAATTCGGGAAGGATTTTATTACAGGAATAAACAGATGCTTGACATCTTGGAAGAGCCTAGATGATCCTTCTCCAGGTCTGTATGTAAGTTACTGGGATACAAATGGATATCCACAAGCATTTCAGAGACGAGGTTCAGTTATAACACTAAGATTTGGACCATGGAATGGTGTTAGGGTAAATGGCTTTCCTAGCAAGCCAAATCCTATCTACACATATGACTTTGTTATGAATGATAAGGAGGTGTATTCTATATTTTATCTTATCAATACCTCATTTCTTTCAAGGGTTGTTATTGGTCCTGAAGGCCATGAAATGAGGTTAAACTGGAATGATCCGACCCAAGGATGGGTCCCATATTTGGCTGCAACGGTTGACATATGTGCACCATATGGACTCTGTGGTTCATATGGAAGCTGTAACATAAACAGTTCACCTGTTTGTAGTTGTATGGAAGGGTTTGAACCAAAACACCCAAAAGAATGGAATGCAGGAGATTGGTCAGGTGGTTGTCAAcgtaaaaaaccattaaaatgtGGGAATGAAGATGGTTTTCAGGCAATTTCAGGTTTGAAATTTCCAGATACCAGGAAATCATGGTACAATCTTAGCATGAACCTTGGAGAATGTAAAAGGGAATGCAAGAAGAATTGCTCTTGTACAGCTTATGCAAATGTGGATATTAGAAGAGGTGGAAGTGGATGTTTGCTATGGTTTAATGATCTTATGGATATCAGAGAAGCTGATGAAGATCAAGATCTTTACATAAGAATGGCCGCATCTGAGTTAACAG gcgTAAAATCTGGCTTTAACCAGAAAAAAGTAATCAAAGTGGCCCTTACAACTTCATTTGGTTTTGTTCTGATATGCCTAGCTGTGGTGGGGTATGTTTGGAAGAAAAATTGGTCTCAAGCACAAAGTCAAG GTACTCTGGTGAAGACCCTTTGTGAAGACTATACAGGGGGAGGCCAAAACAATGATGTAGAGTTGCCATTTTTCAGTTTTTCTGAAGTATCTAAGTTAACCAATAACTTCTCGATTGATAATAAGCTTGGACAAGGTGGATTTGGTCCAGTTTACAAG GGTGTAAGGGAAGATGGGCGAGAAATAGCTGTAAAGCGGCTATCTGAAACTTCTACACAAGGACTTGTTGAGTTTACAAATGAAGTTAGATGTATCCAAAGACTTCAGCATCGAAATCTTGTAAAACTTCTGGGATTCTGTGCTCAAAAAAATGAATTTATGTTGATTTATGAATACATGCCCAACAGAAGCCTAGATCAAATTTTATTTG ATGAGACTAGAAGTTCAATGCTTGATTGGAATCACCGATTCCGCATCATCAGTGGAATTGCACGAGGGCTTCTTTATCTGCATCAGGATTCCCGCCTTCGTATCATACATAGGGATCTTAAAGCTGGTAATATTTTGTTGGACAATGACATGAACCCAAAGATATCAGATTTTGGATTGGCTAGAAGATTTAAAGGATACGAAACTGGATCTAACACAAAGAATGTGGTTGGAACTTA TGGTTACATCCCCCCAGAGTATGCAGTTCACGGGATTTTCTCCACAAAATCAGATGTATTTAGCTTCGGTGTTTTGGTGCTGGAAATAGTAAGTGGGATGAAAAACAGAGAATTCTCTTCTCAAGAACACGGCGACAACCTTCTTGGACAT GCATGGAGACTGTATAAAGACGACAAGAGTCTTGATCTGGTTAGTGGATCTTTAAGGGAGTCATGCATCATCTTGGAGGTGCTCCGGTCAATACACATTGGTCTGTTATGTGTGCAGAATCAGCCAGAAGATAGGCCGACAATGTCATCTGTGGTGTTGATGCTTGGTAATGATGGTGTCTTGCCTCAGCCTAAACCACCTGCCTTTTTCACCGAGCCTGATCTCCACCTGCTTGCACCCACCACACAACAATATTCTGCTGTTAATATCACTACATCATTGACAGGTCGATAG